One window from the genome of Nicotiana tomentosiformis chromosome 5, ASM39032v3, whole genome shotgun sequence encodes:
- the LOC138892481 gene encoding uncharacterized protein, with the protein MERWREHALHLPPDRSRSPLWQLRHGAEVEAEFVVEVEEEAEAELSLELEHGASSEDPQDFLDRCHKVVRNMGIVDTNGVDFAAFQLTGFARRWWRDYMLTRLARSPTLTWDQFSQLFLETFIPVTLREEYHRKFERLQQGGMTITQLQMAKETGSDITFQMAVDIARRIEGAFARVYPPRPFHSELQASHNASGGHGPYVPHSGQPALISIPPIQSYQSGYSVPQGQFPGQQSQQPRACYTCGDMRLIAIFCPRSQGSVQQQGSHAMILAPVAPPPTHPDKGKGQAARGGGQAIRGGGQAFRGGGQPTRSRPSDVV; encoded by the exons aTGGAGAg atggcgagaacacgcattGCATCTACCGCCGGATAGGAGCCGGAGCCCCCTGTGGCAGCTACGAcatggggcagaggtcgaggccgagttcgtggtagaggtcgaggaagaggcagaggcagagctcagcctagagctcgagca tggtgcatcttctgaggacccacaggattttctgGATCGTTGCCATAAGGTagtgcggaacatgggtatagttgataccaatggggtcgattttgcagcATTTCAGCTGACTGGTTTCGCccggagatggtggagagattatatgttgactagactaGCTCGGTCGcctacacttacctgggatcaaTTCTCACAGCTCTTTTTAGAGACGTTCATCCCTGTCACTTTGAGAGAGGAGTATCACAGGAAGTTTGAACGACTTCAGCAGGGTGGTATGACTATCACCCA gcttcagatggccaaggagacagggAGTGATATTACCTTCCAAATGGCTGTTGATATTGCCAGACGTATCGA gggtgcTTTTGCTAGAGtctatcctcccaggccatttcattcagagCTCCAAGCATCTCACAATGCTTCAGGGGGCCATGGTCCTTACGTGCCGCATTCTGGACAGCCAGCTCTTATCAGCATACCTCCGATCCAGAGCTATCAAAGTGGTTATTCAGTTCCTCAGGGACAGTTCccgggtcagcagtcacagcagccgagggcTTGTTACACTTGTGGTGATATGAGGCTCATTGCTATATTTTGCCCAAGGTCACAGGGCAGCGTGCAGCAGCAGGGCTCTCATGCCATGATtctggcaccggttgctccaccgcccacTCATCCAGATAAAGGcaagggtcaggcagccagaggtggaggtcaagccattagaggtggaggtcaggcctttagaggtggaggccagccaactaGAAGCCGTCCCAGTGAcgtagtttag